From one Leguminivora glycinivorella isolate SPB_JAAS2020 chromosome 5, LegGlyc_1.1, whole genome shotgun sequence genomic stretch:
- the LOC125226471 gene encoding uncharacterized protein LOC125226471, whose translation MVLSGRKLGLELVPRRGAAAVEPEDMSLVELYRVHVESAERAAAWRGTLRRAGGSGSSFNSGTLTNTSLTNGITTVQSHHLMCSMRDFGIQQAGTRQSCCYGYMTREEDSLCLRGSEFE comes from the exons GAAACTGGGCCTGGAGCTGGTACCAAGGCGCGGAGCAGCGGCTGTGGAGCCTGAGGATATGAGCCTGGTGGAACTGTACAGGGTACACGTGGAAAGTGCAGAGCGAGCCGCTGCG TGGCGTGGGACCCTCCGCCGCGCCGGCGGATCAGGCAGCAGCTTCAACTCCGGAACCCTCACAAACACGAGTCTCACCAACGGCATCACCACCGTCCAAAGTCACCACCTCATGTGCAGTATGAGGGACTTTGGCATACAGCAGGCGGGGACGAGGCAGAGTTGTTGCTATGGTTACATGACGCGAGAAGAGGACAGCCTCTGTCTGAGAGGTTCAGAGTTCGAATAG
- the LOC125226472 gene encoding dedicator of cytokinesis protein 3-like yields MNALDSVMQQKTWDLSTTDLSRELWLVAWVVRVGRWAGAGGSGSGTGERRGPVARRPLGAGVLPLTEFLSGTGERRGPVARRPLGAGVLPLTEFLRQPVQGSTEKEYTFKVYQSEEKDFHQLHDMLIRKQTNKCNVLPGQPNYGIVVAIRLLTNAGSINEAVASGATVTAKRGFPDVIMPGDVRNDLYLTLEKAEFERGGKSTAKNVLATVTVHDNTGQTISDCVWGASGSGATLYESLVLYHNNSPAWGEQLRLTVPLETFTLAHVRIEFRHCSTRDKNERKLFGFSFARLMEASGATLRDGAHELYVYKCDDPSKLATASYLSLPSCSTDAARTPTNGVVVSFQRSSKENCTISTLLCSTKLTQNEDLLALLQWRARPEKVQETLLRVLRLGDGLSCEELIKFLRDVLDALFALFSTEDGNSTPHSGTVFLVLVSICSLLDESRFQHFKPVLDVYIEEHFSAALVYKGLLSSVQHCAEWAAGAEGQEPIRKCLRSLGAVFRLAVRSRRLFARATGGQYEDSFRRDVRAALHALKALAQHPHRDHLAPAQVALMTSWASVAKK; encoded by the exons atgaatgctTTAGATTCAGTTATGCAGCAAAAAACATGG GACCTGTCAACGACGGATCTCTCCCGCGAACTATGGCTGGTGGCGTGGGTAGTCCGCGTCGGGCGCTGGGCAGGCGCTGGTGGAAGCGGCAGCGGCACTGGCGAGCGGCGCGGCCCCGTGGCTAGGCGCCCGCTTGGCGCTGGCGTGTTACCTCTGACCGAGTTCCTGAG CGGCACCGGCGAGCGGCGCGGCCCCGTGGCTAGGCGCCCGCTTGGCGCTGGCGTGTTACCGCTGACCGAGTTCCTGAGGCAACCGGTGCAGGGATCGACGGAGAAAGAATACACTTTCAAG GTATACCAAAGCGAAGAAAAAGACTTTCATCAATTACACGACATGCTCATTCGGAAGCAGACCAACAAATGTAATGTTTTACCGGGACAACCAAATTATG GCATAGTAGTAGCAATACGACTACTAACCAACGCCGGTAGCATCAACGAAGCTGTCGCTTCAGGCGCGACGGTCACAGCGAAACGGGGCTTCCCTGACGTCATTATGCCCGGAGATGTCAGGAACGATCTTTACCTGACTTTAGAAAAGGCCGAATTTGAAAGAGGAGGGAAGAGTACAGCGAAAAATGTGCTCGCTACTGTCACAGTGCAtgataatacgggacagactaTCAGT GATTGCGTATGGGGAGCAAGCGGTAGTGGAGCGACACTGTACGAGTCCCTCGTACTGTACCACAACAACAGTCCAGCGTGGGGCGAGCAACTTCGCCTCACAGTGCCGCTAGAAACCTTCACACTGGCGCACGTTCGAATCGAGTTTAGACATTGTTCAA CACGTGATAAGAATGAGCGAAAACTATTCGGGTTCTCTTTCGCACGTCTGATGGAGGCGAGCGGCGCGACGCTAAGAGATGGCGCTCATGAGCTCTACGTTTATAAATGCGATGATCCCAGCaa ACTAGCAACAGCGAGCTACCTGTCGCTTCCGTCGTGTAGCACTGACGCAGCCCGCACACCGACCAACGGCGTCGTGGTGTCTTTCCAAAGAAGTTCCAAAGAAAACTGTACTATTAGCACGCTTCTCTGCTCAACTAAATTGACACAAAATG AAGACCTACTGGCACTTTTACAATGGCGGGCGCGTCCAGAAAAAGTACAAGAAACGCTTCTTCGGGTACTTCGACTGGGCGATGGACTCAGTTGCGAAGAACTTATCAAATTCCTTCGAGACGTACTTGACGCGCTGTTTGCGCTCTTTTCCACCGAAGATGGGAACAG tacaccTCACTCAGGAACTGTGTTCTTGGTGCTAGTTTCGATCTGCAGTCTGTTGGACGAGAGCCGTTTCCAGCATTTCAAGCCTGTGCTGGATGTTTACATTGAAGAGCACTTCTCAGCTGCTTTAGTGTACAA AGGCCTCCTATCCTCAGTACAGCACTGTGCCGAATGGGCGGCCGGCGCCGAAGGCCAGGAACCAATCAGGAAGTGTCTTCGCTCCCTTGGCGCGGTATTCCGACTTGCCGTGCGCTCCCGTCGACTGTTCGCGAGAGCTACCGGCGGACAGTATGAAGATAGCTTTAGAAGAGATGTGCGGGCGGCCTTACATGCGCTTAAGGCATTAGCTCAGCATCCACATAGAGATCATTTAGCGCCTGCACAG gtGGCCCTAATGACATCATGGGCAAGCGTAGCCAAGAAGTAG
- the LOC125226473 gene encoding dedicator of cytokinesis protein 4-like: MLDAPAANSPPALAKARLAAAQEILKDRLDRILLILDVVEERKLLVACTRCRHYTPTLAKARLEAAKEILKGPLEQDPEARNIVLTTACHHLRVHLARRDELSQCAEMLGELVSLLWKKEDPDEAVDPDELDPDVDVLCLNTLDVLVETVLHLIGGNSPVLEDPDEAVDPDELDPDVDVLCLNTLDVLVETVLHLIGGNSPVLVCVLCSYPSICCYDSLLTEMLGELVSLLWKKEDPDEAVDPDELDPDVDVLCLNTLDVLVETVLHLIGGNSPVLGSMVAGLLGCMELLKPAHYQRLWSHLAPHPQDRKPLKDFLMRAFLVFRHLIEQDVFPADWMVLRVQSCKVLLSALQDLAKPLLERFLGDEPPQFDSQLWSGYMELGVALVTSGALTPERWAGRGPERPRMRAAAGLQVLAVWGRLGKAQLHLVPGAVGALLEITLVGELRRAALGALVSLMAMEREATGSARRTEAALVDKLDSLVADNKADDHYRRLFDCVLMERVSTEGWREAGAAFVGCVTRLLERLLDYRAVMQGAEHRDKRMAATVNLLSFYKNEIDRKEMYLRYVYKLHDLHIASDNFVEAGCTLLLYAETLSWESDQVGVDPEYPETPEWKRKEALYNQVLQYFDRGKCWEKGLPLLRELANLYEQKLCDYARLAHCLRTHATFLDSILTQLRPEPEYFRVGFYGKGCPLFVRNKQFVYRGYDYERIGAFTQRLQSEYVAAHIMMRNTPPDDSIIANDSQYIQICNVKPVAARRQWGAGAPEQARRFYACNDVNTFLCDRPLHKPPIDKDNEFKSLWIERTTLVTENTLPGILRWSEVVSRSVEEIPPVEFACETMESTERELRGLISQYTADPARNLNPFSMRLQGTIDANVQGGITKYEQAFLTSEFARTATPREAAAAAKLRRLVASQLAVVDAGLALHGRLAPEDVKPLHRRLVERFNQLRQNLGPGLARARRQLSESIVNTPLPPVPQMDKRSQSIQQNDNFYEDGHLYNKPIYSLEDCVEQRTESIMSTSLPLGGEKSDGDDSMIKSAPPLPTRPKSGDPRSPTRPPLDKYRDSLDGEAVETRRHSRASWSEPGDAPPLPPRVSGSGRSWTEAPPAVPRRARDEPPRAGEARGDDARDSGVSVGHADHPYTNSMDHRRHHDFDLTVESLRYEEIISMMSEPLRVDEGETPPPIPPKGLGHLSSFDSGHHENGETNC; this comes from the exons ATGCTGGACGCACCCGCGGCCAACTCACCACCGGCGCTAGCCAAAGCTCGACTAGCTGCGGCCCAGGAGATACTCAAGGACCGCTTGGACAGGATCCTG CTTATTCTGGACGTCGTCGAGGAGCGCAAGCTGTTGGTGGCATGCACTCGCTGCAGACACTATACACCGACGCTCGCCAAGGCTAGACTTGAAGCAGCTAAGGAGATACTCAAGGGACCGCTTGAACAAGATCCCG AGGCCCGCAACATAGTGCTAACAACAGCATGCCACCACCTCCGCGTGCACCTGGCGCGGCGCGACGAACTGTCTCAATGCGCCGAAATGCTCGGCGAACTGGTCTCCCTGCTGTGGAAGAAGGAAGATCCGGACGAGGCGGTGGATCCGGACGAGTTAGATCCGGACGTGGATGTGCTGTGTCTGAACACGCTGGATGTGCTTGTGGAGACGGTGCTGCATTTGATTGGTGGAAACTCGCCAGTACTG GAAGATCCGGACGAGGCGGTGGATCCGGACGAGTTAGATCCGGACGTGGATGTGCTGTGTCTGAACACGCTGGATGTGCTTGTGGAGACGGTGTTGCATTTGATTGGTGGAAATTCGCCAGTACTGGTTTGTGTACTTTGCTCTTATCCATCAATATGTTGCTACGATAGTCTGCTAACTGAAATGCTCGGCGAACTGGTCTCCCTGCTGTGGAAGAAGGAAGATCCGGACGAGGCGGTGGATCCGGACGAGTTAGATCCGGACGTGGATGTGCTGTGTCTGAACACGCTGGATGTGCTTGTGGAGACGGTGCTGCATTTGATTGGTGGAAATTCGCCAGTACTG GGGTCAATGGTAGCCGGTCTACTCGGCTGTATGGAACTACTGAAGCCAGCCCACTACCAGAGACTGTGGAGCCATCTAGCGCCACACCCGCAGGACCGAAAGCCGCTCAAAGATTTCCTCATGCGTGCCTTTCTGGTGTTCCGACATCTTATTGAACAGGAT GTTTTCCCGGCCGACTGGATGGTGTTGCGAGTACAAAGCTGCAAAGTACTGCTATCCGCATTGCAAGATTTGGCTAAGCCTTTATTGGAGAGGTTCTTGGGTGACGAACCTCCTCAATTCGATTCTCAG CTGTGGTCGGGGTACATGGAGCTGGGCGTGGCGCTGGTGACGTCGGGCGCGCTGACGCCGGAGCGCTGGGCGGGGCGCGGGCCCGAGCGCCCGCGCAtgcgcgccgccgccggcctGCAGGTGCTCGCCGTGTGGGGCCGCCTCG GCAAAGCACAACTGCACCTTGTACCAGGCGCAGTCGGCGCCCTTCTAGAGATCACTCTAGTTGGCGAGCTCCGCCGTGCCGCCCTAGGCGCTCTAGTGTCACTCATGGCCATGGAGCGAGAAGCTACCGGCTCAGCACGACGAACCGAGGCTGCACTCGTCGACAAACTCGACTCACTTGTCGCTGACAACAAGGCGGATGACCACTACCGGAGATTGTTCGACTGCGT ACTTATGGAGCGCGTCTCAACCGAGGGTTGGCGCGAGGCTGGTGCGGCGTTCGTAGGCTGCGTGACTCGCTTACTGGAGCGGTTGCTCGACTACCGAGCCGTCATGCAGGGCGCCGAACACCGCGACAAGAGAATGGCCGCTACCGTCAACCTTCTT AGTTTTTACAAAAACGAGATCGACCGCAAGGAAATGTACTTACGCTACGTGTACAAACTGCACGATCTGCACATCGCGTCGGATAACTTTGTTGAAGCCGGGTGCACGCTCTTG CTATACGCAGAAACATTGAGTTGGGAGAGCGACCAAGTTGGAGTTGACCCAGAATATCCTGAAACACCAGAATGGAAGCGAAAGGAAGCTCTATACAATCAAGTCTTACAATACTTTGATCGCGGAAAG TGCTGGGAAAAAGGTCTACCACTTCTGCGAGAGCTAGCAAACCTCTACGAACAGAAACTCTGCGACTACGCTCGTCTGGCTCACTGCCTCCGCACCCATGCGACTTTCCTCGACTCCATACTGACCCAACTACGCCCGGAACCAGAGTATTTCAGAGTCGGGTTCTATGGAAAAGGATGTCCGCTGTTTGTGAGG aATAAGCAATTCGTGTATCGCGGCTACGATTACGAACGAATCGGCGCGTTTACGCAACGCTTGCAGTCGGAATACGTCGCTGCACATATTATGATGCGCAACACACCTCCCGATGACTCCATCATCGCTAACGACTCGCAAT ACATCCAGATCTGCAACGTGAAGCCCGTGGCAGCGCGGCGGCAGTGGGGCGCAGGCGCGCCCGAGCAAGCGCGCCGGTTCTACGCCTGCAACGACGTCAACACATTCCTGTGCGACCGGCCACTGCACAAGCCGCCCATAGACAAGGACAATGAGTTCAAG AGTCTTTGGATTGAAAGGACGACGCTGGTGACCGAAAACACGCTTCCCGGCATATTGAGATGGTCTGAAGTTGTATCAAGATCAGTTGAAGAAATTCCACCTGTTGAA TTCGCCTGCGAAACCATGGAGTCAACCGAGCGTGAACTCCGAGGCCTTATATCACAGTACACCGCCGACCCCGCGCGCAACCTCAACCCCTTCTCCATGCGCCTGCAGGGCACCATCGATGCCAACGTGCAGGGCGGCATCACTAAATATGAACAGGCCTTCCTTACGTCAGAGTTTGCGAGGACGGCCACCCCTAGAGAAGCAGCGGCGGCTGCTAAGTTGAGACGGCTAGTGGCGTCTCAGTTGGCTGTGGTAGATGCTGGATTGGCTCTGCATGGAAGACTGGCGCCTGAAGATGTTAAGCCGTTACACAG GCGACTGGTGGAACGATTCAATCAACTGAGGCAAAACCTTGGCCCTGGCTTGGCCAGAGCAAGGCGGCAGCTGTCGGAAAGCATTGTTAA caCTCCGCTACCTCCGGTGCCGCAGATGGATAAACGATCTCAGAGTATACAACAGAATGACAACTTCTATGAAGATGGTCATCTTTATAACAAGCCTATC TACTCGCTAGAAGACTGCGTCGAGCAGCGAACGGAGAGCATAATGTCAACGAGTCTACCCCTGGGCGGTGAAAAGAGTGATGGTGATGACTCGATGATCAAGTCCGCGCCTCCCCTACCGACGAGGCCCAAGTCTGGTGACCCCAGGAGTCCTACCAGGCCTCCGCTTGACAAGTATCG TGACTCGCTGGACGGCGAGGCGGTGGAGACCCGGCGCCACAGCCGCGCGTCGTGGAGCGAGCCCGGCGACGCGCCGCCATTACCACCACGCGTTTCAG GTTCTGGTCGATCATGGACGGAGGCGCCACCGGCAGTCCCGCGGCGGGCGCGCGACGAGCCCCCGCGCGCGGGCGAGGCTCGCGGCGACGACGCGCGCGACTCCGGCGTCAGCGTCGGCCACGCCGACCACCCCTACACCAACTCCATGGACCACCGCCGCCACCACG ATTTCGACCTGACCGTGGAATCCCTCCGCTACGAGGAAATAATCTCAATGATGTCGGAGCCTCTCCGCGTGGACGAGGGCGAGACTCCGCCGCCCATCCCGCCCAAGGGGCTCGGCCACCTCAGCAGCTTCGACTCCGGCCATCATGAAAACGGCGAGACCAACTGCTAA